One genomic segment of Streptomyces liangshanensis includes these proteins:
- a CDS encoding L,D-transpeptidase: MNHTPRFRTVLSCTLLVVSFGAGATACGDSGDNPLSAEPYDAAGQIAFSAPSGSKKANPDKPLEVTSKGGGGRITDVTATDTSGRYLAGELTADGSRWRSTAPLAAGTRYTVHVATEDDDGAPGSRTLSFDTQAPKGKKLLTVEFGPEAGKYGVGQPVTAKLSAPVKAKADRAAVERSLKVRSSPAAQGAWHWVDSKTLHFRPKEFWPANGTVTATSTLQGVKVGALYGGPVKPLKLSTGDRVEAVADAGSHYMTVYRNGEEIKSIPVTTGKPGFSTRNGIKVILGKEQFVRMRGTSVGIAAGSSESYDLPVYWATRVTWSGEYVHAAPWSVGSQGSANVSHGCVGMSTENAKWFFGAVRQGDIVRVVNSEGHTMENFGNGFGDWNLSWDKWRGGSVLTAGVKEGSGPVGAARLRPEV, from the coding sequence ATGAACCACACGCCACGCTTCCGCACCGTTCTCAGCTGCACCCTGCTGGTCGTGTCCTTCGGGGCGGGCGCGACCGCGTGCGGCGACAGCGGTGACAACCCCCTCTCCGCCGAGCCCTACGACGCCGCGGGACAGATCGCGTTCAGCGCCCCCTCCGGCAGCAAGAAGGCGAACCCCGACAAGCCCCTGGAGGTCACCTCCAAGGGCGGCGGCGGCCGCATCACGGACGTCACGGCCACCGACACCTCCGGCCGCTACCTCGCCGGCGAACTCACCGCCGACGGCTCACGCTGGCGCTCCACGGCCCCCCTCGCCGCGGGCACCCGCTACACCGTCCACGTCGCCACCGAGGACGACGACGGCGCGCCCGGCTCCCGCACCCTCTCGTTCGACACCCAGGCCCCCAAGGGCAAGAAGCTCCTCACCGTCGAGTTCGGCCCCGAGGCGGGCAAGTACGGCGTCGGGCAGCCCGTCACGGCGAAGCTCAGCGCCCCGGTCAAGGCCAAGGCGGACCGCGCCGCCGTCGAACGCTCCCTCAAGGTCCGCTCCAGCCCCGCCGCCCAGGGCGCCTGGCACTGGGTGGACAGCAAGACCCTGCACTTCAGGCCGAAGGAGTTCTGGCCCGCCAACGGCACCGTCACCGCGACGAGTACGCTCCAAGGAGTGAAGGTCGGAGCGTTGTACGGCGGCCCCGTGAAGCCCCTGAAGCTCTCGACCGGCGACCGCGTCGAGGCCGTGGCCGACGCCGGGTCGCACTACATGACGGTCTACCGCAACGGCGAGGAGATAAAAAGCATCCCGGTGACCACCGGGAAGCCGGGCTTCTCCACGCGTAACGGGATCAAGGTGATCCTGGGCAAGGAGCAGTTCGTCCGGATGCGCGGGACGAGCGTCGGCATCGCGGCCGGCAGCAGCGAGTCGTACGACCTGCCCGTTTACTGGGCGACCCGGGTCACCTGGAGCGGTGAGTACGTGCACGCCGCGCCCTGGTCCGTCGGCTCGCAGGGCTCCGCCAACGTCAGCCACGGCTGCGTCGGGATGTCCACCGAGAACGCCAAGTGGTTCTTCGGGGCCGTCCGCCAGGGCGACATCGTGCGGGTCGTCAACAGCGAGGGTCACACGATGGAGAACTTCGGCAACGGGTTC
- a CDS encoding cytochrome c oxidase subunit 4: MKIQGTLFLWLSVFILGIAVLYGVWSKEAAGTTALFLAFGLTIMIGFYLSFTARRVDAMAQDNKDADVADEAGEVGFFSPHSWQPFSLAVGGALGFLGIAIGWWLLYFSAPLILVGLWGWVFEYYRGESRTQ, translated from the coding sequence GTGAAGATCCAAGGCACGCTCTTCCTCTGGCTGAGCGTCTTCATCCTGGGCATCGCCGTCCTGTACGGCGTGTGGTCCAAGGAGGCCGCCGGCACCACGGCGCTCTTCCTGGCCTTCGGCCTGACGATCATGATCGGGTTCTACCTGTCCTTCACGGCCCGGCGCGTCGACGCCATGGCCCAGGACAACAAGGACGCCGACGTCGCGGACGAGGCCGGCGAGGTGGGCTTCTTCTCCCCGCACAGCTGGCAGCCCTTCTCGCTCGCCGTCGGCGGCGCGCTCGGCTTCCTGGGCATCGCGATCGGCTGGTGGCTGCTGTACTTCTCGGCGCCGCTGATCCTGGTGGGCCTGTGGGGCTGGGTCTTCGAGTACTACCGCGGCGAGAGCCGCACCCAGTAG
- the ctaD gene encoding cytochrome c oxidase subunit I, translating to MSILNEPQGAAAAEDSYQNEIPVRRKQPGSVVVKWLTTTDHKTIGTMYLITSFAFFCIGGVMALFMRAELARPGTQIMSNEQFNQAFTMHGTIMLLMFATPLFAGFANWIMPLQIGAPDVAFPRLNMFAYWLYLFGSIIAVSGFITPQGAADFGWFAYSPLSDAVRSPGVGADLWIMGLAFSGFGTILGSVNFITTIICMRAPGMTMFRMPIFTWNVLLTGVLVLLAFPVLAAALFALEADRKFGAHVFDAANGGALLWQHLFWFFGHPEVYIIALPFFGIISEIIPVFSRKPMFGYIGLIAATISIAGLSVTVWAHHMYVTGGVLLPFFSFMTFLIAVPTGVKFFNWIGTMWKGSLSFETPMLWTIGFLITFAFGGLTGVILASPPLDFHVSDSYFVVAHFHYVVFGTVVFAMFAGFHFWWPKFTGKMLDERLGKITFWTLFIGFHGTFLVQHWLGAEGMPRRYADYLAADGFTALNTISTISSFLLGLSILPFFYNVWKTAKYGKKVEVDDPWGYGRSLEWATSCPPPRHNFLTLPRIRSESPAFDLHHPEIAALEQLETAGHGAGTGALAGGKEAGK from the coding sequence GTGAGCATCCTCAACGAACCCCAGGGTGCCGCCGCGGCCGAGGACTCGTACCAGAACGAGATTCCGGTACGGCGCAAGCAGCCCGGTAGCGTCGTCGTGAAGTGGTTGACCACCACCGATCACAAGACGATCGGCACGATGTACCTGATCACGTCGTTCGCGTTCTTCTGCATCGGCGGGGTGATGGCGCTCTTCATGCGCGCCGAGCTCGCCCGTCCCGGCACGCAGATCATGTCGAACGAGCAGTTCAACCAGGCGTTCACGATGCACGGCACGATCATGCTGCTGATGTTCGCGACGCCGCTGTTCGCCGGATTCGCGAACTGGATCATGCCGCTCCAGATCGGCGCGCCCGACGTGGCGTTCCCGCGGCTGAACATGTTCGCCTACTGGCTCTACCTCTTCGGCTCGATCATCGCCGTCAGCGGCTTCATCACCCCCCAGGGTGCCGCCGACTTCGGATGGTTCGCCTACTCCCCGCTGTCGGACGCGGTCCGCTCGCCGGGTGTCGGCGCCGACCTGTGGATCATGGGCCTGGCCTTCTCCGGCTTCGGCACCATCCTCGGTTCGGTCAACTTCATCACCACGATCATCTGCATGCGCGCGCCCGGCATGACGATGTTCCGCATGCCGATCTTCACCTGGAACGTGCTGCTGACCGGTGTGCTGGTCCTGCTCGCCTTCCCGGTGCTCGCCGCCGCCCTCTTCGCACTGGAGGCGGACCGCAAGTTCGGAGCACATGTCTTTGATGCCGCCAACGGCGGAGCCCTGTTGTGGCAACACCTCTTCTGGTTCTTCGGGCATCCAGAGGTGTACATCATCGCCTTGCCCTTCTTCGGGATCATCTCCGAGATCATTCCGGTGTTCAGCCGGAAGCCGATGTTCGGTTACATCGGCCTGATCGCGGCGACGATCTCCATCGCCGGCCTGTCCGTGACCGTGTGGGCCCACCACATGTACGTCACCGGCGGAGTGCTGCTGCCGTTCTTCTCCTTCATGACGTTCCTCATCGCGGTCCCGACCGGCGTGAAGTTCTTCAACTGGATCGGCACGATGTGGAAGGGCTCCCTGTCCTTCGAGACACCGATGCTCTGGACGATCGGCTTCCTGATCACCTTCGCCTTCGGTGGTCTGACCGGCGTCATCCTGGCCTCGCCGCCGCTCGACTTCCACGTCTCCGACTCGTACTTCGTCGTCGCGCACTTCCACTACGTCGTCTTCGGCACCGTGGTGTTCGCGATGTTCGCCGGATTCCACTTCTGGTGGCCGAAGTTCACCGGCAAGATGCTGGACGAACGGCTCGGCAAGATCACCTTCTGGACGCTGTTCATCGGCTTCCACGGCACGTTCCTGGTGCAGCACTGGCTGGGCGCGGAAGGCATGCCCCGCCGGTACGCGGACTACCTCGCCGCCGACGGCTTCACCGCGCTGAACACCATCTCCACGATCAGCTCGTTCCTGCTCGGCCTGTCGATCCTGCCGTTCTTCTACAACGTCTGGAAGACCGCCAAGTACGGCAAGAAGGTCGAGGTGGACGACCCGTGGGGCTACGGCCGTTCACTCGAATGGGCGACTTCGTGCCCGCCCCCGCGGCACAACTTCCTCACCCTGCCGCGGATCCGTTCCGAATCCCCGGCGTTCGACCTGCACCACCCCGAGATCGCCGCGCTCGAACAGCTGGAGACCGCCGGTCACGGCGCCGGGACCGGCGCCCTCGCCGGTGGCAAGGAGGCCGGGAAGTGA